The region AGCGGCTGCTGCGCGAGCGGCTGTATAAAATCCCCGGCATTCGCCACAGCAAATCGAGCTTTGTGCTGCGCCAGCTCAAGCACAGCCATTTGCCGCTGCAGCGTTGAACGCCGCAGGCAGGCGCCGTTCGATAGGAATAGCGCTTGCACGCAAGCATGTCCGCCGGTATCTTGTCGTTCAGCCATGGCTGTGTTGCCTGGCATTTCAGGAGGATCGCGAGTGACCAGTTTCCGCAACAATACCGACCGCCTGCTCGAAGTGCGCTTGCAGGACGAAAAAGTGCTGGCGATCGCCGGCGCCATGGTCGCCTACACGGGCAGCATCAAGTTTGAAAAATCCCTGCTCGGTGGCGAAGGCATCTTTGGCGCGCTCAAGCGCAAGGTGACGAACGAGGGCATGCAGCTGATGCAGGCCTCGGGCAATGGCACCGTGTTCTTTGCGCACAATGCGTTCGAGATCACCGTGCTGGCGCTGGCCGGCGAAAAGCTGACCATCGAAAGCAGCAGCCTGCTGGCCTACGACACCAGCCTGAAGACCGGCACCAGCTTTGCCGGCTTGCGCGGCGCCAGCTCTGGCCAGGGCCTGTTTTCCACCACGGTGGAAGGCAGCGGCAATATCGCCGTCATTTCGCAGGGCAATCTGATCATGCTGGAAGTGACCCCATCGACACCCTTGCGCGTGGACCCGGACGCCTTTGTCGGCTTCAAGGGCGATATCCGCCAGGAATTCGTGTTCGACGTCAACTGGCGCACGATGATAGGACAAAGCTCGGGCGAGTCCTACCAGCACAAATTCACCGGCCAGGGCGTGGTGTATATCCAGCCCGCCGAACGTTAAGCAGCCAGGAGCCACGCGATGCCGGTTTATCAGCAGATCAATGAAAAAATGCTCGAGGTCAAACTCAGCAACGAAGAAGTATTCGCGCGCAAGGGCGCCATGGTGTCCTACCAGGGCGAGGTGCAGTTCAGCCGCTCCTTCCTGGCGGGCCAGGGCGTACAAAGCCTGGCCATGCGCGCCGTCACCAACGAAGGCTACGCCATGATGGCGGCCAAGGGCAGCGGCAGCGTGTACTACGCGCATGCCGGCCTGTTCGTCACCATCATCCCGGTGCGCGGCGAAACGTTATACGTCGAAAGCGACACCCTGCTGGCCTTCGACGCCCGCCTGACGGCCGGCACCATGTTCCTCGGCAACCAGGGCGGCATCCAGGGCGTGGTACGCGGCGCGGTATCGGGCCAGGGCTTGTTTACCACCACCTTGCAGGGCACGGGAGAAGTGGCGATTTTGTCCGACGGCAATACCATCGGCCTGCCGGTCACGCACGACGTGCCGGTATTCGTCGACCCGCAAGCCTATATCGGCCACACGGGCCAGCTCAGTTCCAATATCGTCACCGACCTGAACTGGAAAACCTTTGTCGGCCAGGCCTCGGGCGAATCGTACCAGGTGAAATTCACGGGCCAGGGAACGGTCTATATCCAAGCGAGCGAAAGGTAAGCCATGACGATCTACAATCCCTCCACCTTGCCCAAAAACGATAACCTGAACCGCTTCTCGTACGTGATCGACGTCAAGGAACAGATCTTCATTCGCAAGGGCAAGATGATCGCCTTTTATGGCGAGCTGCGCTTCGAAGCCATGGGCAGCAGCGTGCTCGACCTGATCGTGCGCACGGCCTTCAATGCGCCCAAGTATGTGCACCATTTCGTGGTTGCCAACGGCCAGGGCCAGCTGATTTTGGGCGACAACGGCAACGACCTGGCCTGTTACGACCTCGACAACGCCAACATGACCATCCGCGCGAAAAACCTGCTGGGTTTTACCAAGGACGTGGTCTGCCAGGAATCGACCTTGCCAGGCTACCTGACCATGATCGGCACCGGCAAGGTGATCGCCTCGTCGAACGGCCCGGTGCACTTCCTGGAGCTGCCGTGCAGGGTCGACGAGCAGGCCGTGCTGGGTTGGGCCGATTGCCCCAGCCCCTCGTATCACTACGATTACGCCCACGTGCAGGGTTGGGCTTCGGCGGCCGGCGCGCTGACGGGCTTTACCCTGTCGGGTGAAGAAAAGCAGATCGACTTCACGGGCGCCGGCACGGTGCTGGTGCAGTCATCGGAACTCGACACGGTGGGCAGCTCGACCCTGTCGCACCTGCTGTCGCAACTGCCGCTGCTGGGCCAGGACGATCTGAACAAACTCAGCGCATCGGCACAGCAGCAGATGAAG is a window of Janthinobacterium sp. J1-1 DNA encoding:
- a CDS encoding AIM24 family protein, whose amino-acid sequence is MTSFRNNTDRLLEVRLQDEKVLAIAGAMVAYTGSIKFEKSLLGGEGIFGALKRKVTNEGMQLMQASGNGTVFFAHNAFEITVLALAGEKLTIESSSLLAYDTSLKTGTSFAGLRGASSGQGLFSTTVEGSGNIAVISQGNLIMLEVTPSTPLRVDPDAFVGFKGDIRQEFVFDVNWRTMIGQSSGESYQHKFTGQGVVYIQPAER
- a CDS encoding AIM24 family protein — encoded protein: MTIYNPSTLPKNDNLNRFSYVIDVKEQIFIRKGKMIAFYGELRFEAMGSSVLDLIVRTAFNAPKYVHHFVVANGQGQLILGDNGNDLACYDLDNANMTIRAKNLLGFTKDVVCQESTLPGYLTMIGTGKVIASSNGPVHFLELPCRVDEQAVLGWADCPSPSYHYDYAHVQGWASAAGALTGFTLSGEEKQIDFTGAGTVLVQSSELDTVGSSTLSHLLSQLPLLGQDDLNKLSASAQQQMKENRQS
- a CDS encoding AIM24 family protein; the protein is MPVYQQINEKMLEVKLSNEEVFARKGAMVSYQGEVQFSRSFLAGQGVQSLAMRAVTNEGYAMMAAKGSGSVYYAHAGLFVTIIPVRGETLYVESDTLLAFDARLTAGTMFLGNQGGIQGVVRGAVSGQGLFTTTLQGTGEVAILSDGNTIGLPVTHDVPVFVDPQAYIGHTGQLSSNIVTDLNWKTFVGQASGESYQVKFTGQGTVYIQASER